The following is a genomic window from Rhodoferax sp. PAMC 29310.
GAGGGTGAGGAGTTGGTGCCTGACACTGAAATCCTGCAAAAACGGGACCTTAGCTTTAATGAATCCGCGTCATTGGCCAAGGAGGCTGAGGAGGGCTTGCTCTACCGGGATATGCAAAGTGACCTGGTTCAGCAACTGCTGCGTCGTTTGGCAGCCGTGAAATATGCAGCTCAACCCTAACCAGCTCGGCGCTCACCTGCAGAAAGGCCTGAAAAGCCTTTACACCCTGCATGGTGACGAGCCCTTGCTGATTCAGGAGGCCTTGGATGCGATCCGTGTCGTTGCTCGCTCACAGGGCTATACCGAGCGAACGTCGCACACGGTGACTGGCGCTCACTATGACTGGAGCGAGGTGCTGGCGGCCGGCGGCTCATTGAGTCTGTTTGCCGACAAGCAAATCGTGGAGTTGCGCATTCCGACCGGCAAGCCCGGCAAGGATGGCAGCGCCGCTCTGCAGCACCTCGCCCAACAGTCTCGCGACAACGACACCACGTTGACGCTGGTCATGTTGCCCCGGTTGGATAAAGCCACCAAAACGGGCGCCTGGTTTGGCGCGCTGGAGAGTTTCGGTGTGACCGTGCAAGTGGAGCCGGTCGAGCGCAACGCCTTGCCGGCCTGGATTGCACAGCGCTTGTCCGCCCAGGGACAGCGGGTGGCGGGTGGCGACGAAGGGCAGCGGTCCCTGCAGTTTTTTGCCGACCGGGTTGAGGGCAATCTGCTGGCGGCACACCAGGAAATTCAAAAGCTGGGTTTGCTGCACCCGCAGGGCGAACTGAGCTTTGCGCAGATTGAAAGCGCGGTGCTCAACGTGGCGCGTTACGACGTCTTCAAGTTGTCTGAGGCCGTGTTGGCAGGGCAGTCGATTCGGGTGCAACGCATGCTGGATGGCTTGCAGGCCGAAGGCGAGGCCGAAGTGCTGGTGCACTACGCCCTGAGTGAAGACATTCGGGCGCTCAAGCGGGTCAAGGACGCGCTGGGCCAGGGGCGCCCCATGCCCATGGCCTTGCGTGAGCAGCGCGTCTGGGGCGCGAAGGAGCGCCTGTTTGAGCGGGTGCTGCCCCGGCTGAGTGATGCTGCGCTGGCGCAATTGTTGGAAGCCGCCCACTTGGTCGACGGCATTGTCAAAGGTTTGAAACAACCCGGTTGGCCGACCAACAACTGGCAGGCTTTGCAGCGGCTGGCCATGATGCTGTGCTCGCAGTGTGTGGTGTCGCCGCCAACCTCGCGCACGTATTGATTTTCCGGGCGTTGTGCAGTTTGATCGTGCGAGAATAAATGATGGACGCTCTCAACATCACGGAATACACCCAGACGCTGGGTTTGCAGGCAAAAGCCGCTTCAGCTCTGATGGCTAAAGCGCAAGCAGCTACTAAAAACAGAGCGCTTCGCAAACTCGCCGATTTACTGCGCGAGAACATCGACGCCCTGCAGGTTGACAACGCCAAAGACATTGAACGTGCCCAGACTGCTGGTTTGGCCGCTCCCATGGTGGATCGCCTCAAGCTCACCCCCAAAGTGATCGAAACCTGTGCCCTGGGCTGCGAGCAGTTGGCCGCCATGGCAGATGTGATTGGTGAAATCATTGGCATGAAGCAACAACCCAGCGGCATTCGCGTGGGACAGATGCGGGTGCCAATTGGCGTGTTTGGCATGATTTTCGAGAGTCGCCCCAACGTGACCATTGAGGCAGCCAGTTTGTCCATCAAAAGCGGCAATGCCTGCATTTTGCGGGGAGGCTCCGAGGCGATTGAGTCCAATAGAGCGCTGGCCAAGCTGGTGCAACTGGCGCTGATGGACAGCGGCTTGCCGGCAGACGCGGTGCAACTGGTGCAGACCACGGATCGTGAAGTGGTGGGTCAGCTCATCACCATGCCCCAGTACGTGGACGTGATTATTCCCCGGGGCGGCAAAGGGCTGATTGAGCGCATCAGCCGGGACTCCAAGGTGCCCGTCATCAAACACCTGGATGGCAATTGCCACATGTATGTCGATGACGGCTGTGACCTGGACATGGCTTTGATGTTGGTCGATAACGCCAAAACCCAGAAATACAGCCCTTGCAACGCCACAGAGAGCTTGCTGGTCGCGCGGCCCGTGGCCGAGGCTTTTTTGCCACGCGTGGGCGCACTGTTTGCGGCGAAGGGGGTCGAGATGCGCTGTGACGGTTTGGCAGCGCAGATTTTGCGCAGCAATCCGGTCGTCGCGTCGGTGCAGACCGCGCAAGGCGGCGGGGCGGGGGCCAGCTTGATTGTGGATGCGGTCGAGCCAGACTGGTCCGAGGAGTACCTGGCACCTATCATCAGCATTAAGGTGGTGGCAGGCGTGGATGAGGCCATTGCTCACATCAACCGATACTCCAGCCACCATACGGACGCCATCGTCACGCGGGATCACCTGCATGCCCAACGGTTTTTGCGTGAAGTGGACTCCGCCAGCGTCATGGTGAACACCAGCACGCGATTTGCCGACGGTTTTGAGTTTGGACTGGGCGCCGAAATCGGCATCAGTACCGACAAATTCCATGCCCGTGGCCCGGTGGGCATTGAGGGCCTGACCTCGTTGAAATACGTGGTGCTGGGTCAAGGCGAGGTTCGCACATGATGGCGCCTCGAATCAGTGGTTTCTCAAGAGGTTGTTATTGATGTTGGTCACACCTGAAATTGATTACTGGCCTACATCAGGCTATCGGCTGCTGGCAGTTGATGCCAACGGGCATCTGACTGTCACCGATGACTTTCTGCGCCACCTGTTGAGTCGCCCCGAACTGGCCCCTATTTTGGACTCCTGTCCCGCCGAGGTGGCGCTGCACGAGCAGTTGCTTGAGACGCCCCGGTGTGAGGTGCCCGAGGCGACTTTGGCGACTCTGCAAGACCGTGACGCGGCTGACAACTATGCGGTGTGGCTGCGTTTTCGAGCCCGCCTGTTGGCCGGGTCCACGCTGGAAGCCAGCTATATGGCCTTGTTCCAGGGGGATGGTGTTGATGTGGCGCCGGTTCTGGTTCAGCAACTGACGCAGATCTTGTTGCGTCATGTGCTGGGCGGCAAAGCGTCAGCGATGGAGGTCCGTGCGGCTGAAATGTTGTTTCGCACCCAGAAAGTATCCGTTCTGGAGGATGGCTCGGTCATGGCTGCAGACGACGAGACGGTCGAACGCCATGCCAGCAGCGGTGGTTTTGGCAGTTTGGGCGAACTGCTCAAACAGGGCGGTGCGCCTTTGCGCAGCGTCGACCTTGATGTCTTGGGGCTGGACAATGCGGCCGCTTATTGGCAGCGCAATGAGTGTTTTGACTTGGTGGTGAGCCTCAATCATGGCCAACCGGCGCTGGACGCCCTTTGCCGGGTGCTCACCCGCTGGATTGCCCACTTTTTACGCCTGGAGGTCCGCCTGCAGACCGACAAGGAAATTGTCGATGAGCACTGGGTTTGGCATGTGGGGCTGGACGCACAGGCCAGCGGCATTTTGAATGACCTTTACAAAGGCGATGAGGTATCAGACGAGCGGCGTCGCCGCCTGATGTGCCTGTTTCGACTGGAGTTTGTCAATCCGGCAGATATGCTGGCAGAGGTGGCCGGGCGCCCGGTCTACCTGGCCATGGCCATTGACGAGCAGAATCGCCTGCGGCTCAAGCCGCAAAACTTATTGCTGAACTTGCCATTATCGCGACGCTCTTAATTTGATTGCGCCGCCAGCGTCTGTGTTACCTTGAATATGGCAGAACCGGCGCCACGTCCTAGAATTCCGAATACCAAATACTGCGAAAGAGGGCTGCATGGTTCCACATCTTGTCACCGCACTTAACGGCCCCATCAACGAACTGGAGCAGCGGGTGCTGGACTCCACTCCCGCCATCGAGCGCTGGTTTCGCTTGGAGTGGATGGAGCACACACCGCCGTTTTACAGCTCGGTGGATGTGCGAAACGCCGGGTTCAAACTGGCGCCCGTGGACACCAATCTGTTTCCCGGCTGCTGGCAAAACCTGACCCCCGAGATGTTGCCGCTGGCTGTTCAGGCGGCCATGGCCTCGATCGAAAAAATTTGCCCTGAAGCGCGCAATCTGCTGCTGATTCCAGAGAATCAGCCCAGTAGCACGTCCTACCTTGCCAACGTGGCACAGTTGCGACGCATCTTTCACATGGCGGGGTTGAATGTTCGCGTGGGCTCCATCGATCCGGCCATCAAAAAACCCACTACGATTGAACTGCCGACCGGTGAGCGCGTGACGCTGGAGCCCGTCATTCGCACCAAGCGCCGTCTGGGCTTGAAAGACTTTGACCCCTGCACCATTTTGCTGAACAACGACCTCAGTGCAGGTGTGCCAGGCATTCTGGAAGAGGTCTACGAGCAGTACCAGTTGCCACCGCTTCATGCGGGCTGGGCCACACGTCGCAAAAGCAAGCATTTTAAGTGCTACGAAGAGGTTTCCAAGAGATTGGGCAAGTTGTTGGGAGTCGACCCGTGGTTGATCAATCCCATGTTTGACAAGTGTGAAAACGTCAACTTACTTGAGCCTGCCGGGATGGACCAACTTCGCACGCATGTGGATGCCTTGCTTGCCAAAATTCGTCGCAAATACAAGGAATACGGCATCAAGGAAAAACCGTTTGTGGTGATCAAGGCGGACGATGGCAATCACGCGCTGGGCGTCCTGACAGTGCGCGATGCCAAGGACATGGATACTTTGCTTCCCCGTCTTCAGGAAATTGCCAAAGGGCGGCCAGGCGTTTCTCTGCCGCAAGACATCCTGATTCAGGAAGGCGTTTTGACCAAGGAGCGTATCAATGACGCCGTGGCGGAGCCCGTGGTGTACATGATGGACCGCTACGTGGTGGGTGGTTTTTACCGGGTCCACGCTGGTCGTGGGATTGATGAAAACCTGAACGCACCAGGCGCCAGTTTTGTGCCCTTGGCATTCGAGCAAAGCGCACATCTGCCCCAACCCGGCATCAAGCCTGGCGCGAGTGCACCCAATCGCTTCTATATGTATGGCGTGATCGGGCGCCTTGCCATGCTGGCCGCCAGTTATGAACTGGAAGCAACCGACCCCGACGCAGAGGTCTATGCCTAGACCCTTGCGGGGCGATCTGCAGCGAGGTGTAGTTGCTGCGCTGCAACATTATTTGTGAATTAGAGAACCGTCTCCGAAAGAGCGACCGCGCAGGCGCACAATGGCGGTCCCCAATGGAATGGAACCCCGACGGAATTAGTGCGGGGTCAACTTGTGTCCGCATCAAAATCGTCTCTCACCGCACTCACTCTGGGTGCCATCGGCGTTGTCTATGGCGACATCGGGACCAGCGTTCTCTACGCGATCAAAGAGGTCTTCGGCTCCGGCCATGTACCGTTTACCCCTGATAACGTCTACGGTATTTTGTCCATTTTTTTCTGGACCTTGACCGTCATCATTTCGCTCAAGTACGTCACCTTGGTGCTCCGCGCGGATAACAATGGGGAAGGCGGGTTGGTAGCCATGCTGGCGCTGGCCTCCCAGTCCGTCAAAGACAAGCCCGAGTTGAGGCGGGTCTTGCTGATAGTGGGGATTTTCGGCGCCTGCCTGTTTTATGGTGATGGGGTCATCACACCGGCCATCTCGGTGCTCTCAGCGGTCGAGGGCCTGGAAGTGGTGTCCCCGACCTTCAAGAGCGCGGTGATTCCACTTACCCTGGTCATTTTGTTTGGTTTGTTTGCCGTCCAAAAGCGTGGCACGGCCGACATTGGCAGGTTTTTTGGCCCGATCACGGTCGTTTGGTTTGTCACCATTGCTGCCCTAGGCGTGGTTCAAATTGCGGGTCACCCCACCATTCTTTGGGCCATGAGCCCTCACTACGCGCTGGGTTTCATGTGGCACAACCCGGGCATCACGTTCATCATCCTGGGTGCGGTGGTGCTTTGCGTCACGGGTGGTGAGGCCTTGTATGCCGACATGGGTCACTTCGGCAAGAAGCCGATTCGCCTCGCCTGGTTTTCGGTGGTCATGCCCTGTCTGACGCTCAACTATTTTGGACAAGGTGCCTTGTTGCTGGAAAATCCGGCAGCCGTCAAAAATCCATTCTTCATGATGGCGCCCGACTGGGCGCTGGTGCCGCTGGTCGGCTTGGCCACGATGGCCACCGTGATTGCGTCGCAAGCCCTTATCTCCGGTGCGTTCAGCGTCACCAAACAAGTGATTCAACTGGGGTATTTGCCGCGTCTGCAAGTCCTGCATACCAGCGTCAAGGACACCGGCCAGATCTACATGCCGTTTGTCAATTGGGGCCTGTTCGTGGCCATTGTGATGGCGGTGGTGATGTTTCGCTCCTCCAGCAATCTGGCGTCGGCCTACGGTATTGCGGTCACGCTGGACATGTTGATCACCACAGTGCTGACCTTTTTTGTGATTCGGTACAGCTGGAAATACCCCTTGGTGCTTTGCATTGGCGCCACGGCGCTATTCTTTGTGGTCGATCTGGCCTTTTTCGCCTCCAACATGCGCAAGTTCTTTGACGGCGGTTGGTTTCCTCTCATGATTGGCGGCGCGATCTTTACCTTGATGCTGACATGGAAAGAGGGCCGACGCTTGTTGAACGAAAAGCTCAAAGCTGACGCCATTGACTTGCCCAGTTTTCTGGATGCCGTGTTCGTCAGTCCACCGGTGCGGGTGGAGGGCACCGCTGTGTTTCTGACTGCCGAGACCGGAACCGTTCCCAATGCCTTGCTGCACAACCTCAAGCACAACAAGGTGCTGCATGCCAACAATTTGTTCGTGACGGTCCAAAACCATGAGGTTCCCTGGATTGGCATGGGCAAGCGACTGGAAATTGAGGCTTTGGGCCACGATTGCTGGCAAGTCAAAATTCACTACGGATTCAAGAACGACCCGGACGTGCCCAAAGCGTTGCAGCAAATCAAGGGTCGCGGCTGTGAGCTCGAGGAGATGAGTACCAGCTATTTCTTGTCGCGTGACACCGTGGTGCCGTCCATGGGGCGGGGCATGGCGCGTTGGCGTGAAAAGCTGTTTGCCCAAATGCATCACAACGCTAGTGGTGCGGCTGATTTCTTGAAGCTACCCAACAATGCAGTGGTTGAGTTAGGCTCGAAGATCGAAATTTAGACCAGTCCCCTCTCTCGCATTTCTCATGAACATTCTTTTTGTCACCGACCCGCTAGCCTCCTTCAAAATCTACAAGGACACCACCTTTTCAATGATGCGCGAGGCGCAAGCTCGCGGTCACCGCGTATTTTCCTGTGAGCCACGTCAAATGGCATGGGTGTCCGGCGCACGAGTGCAAGCAGAAGTCACCGCCCTGCGCCTCACTGGCGACAAGGTGGATTGGTACACCGTGGAGAGCGCAGAGCGCCGGAACCTGTGTGAGTTTGATGCCATCATCATGCGCAAAGATCCGCCTTTTGACAGCGAGTATTTCTACGCCACCCACCTGTTGGAGCAGGCAGAGCGTGAGGGTGCGCAGGTCTTCAACAAGCCACGGGCGCTCAGGGATCACCCTGAGAAACTGGCGATTCTGGAGTTCCCCGAATTTATTGGGCCTACATTGGTGACCCGATCAGCGAAAGACATTCGCGAGTTTCACGCCGAGCACAAGGACATCATCCTAAAACCTCTGGACGGGATGGGGGGCGCTGGTATCTTTCGCGTGAAGGCCGATGGATTGAATCTGGGCAGCATCACGGAAACCCTCAACAAAGAGGGGGCTGAGACAGTCATGGTCCAGAAGTTTTTGCCGGCCATTGAGCAGGGTGACAAGCGCGTGCTGGTGATTGGGGGGCAGCCTGTTCCGTTTAGCCTGGCCCGTATCCCTCAAGGGGGCGAAGTTCGTGGCAACTTGGCTGCCGGTGGCATCGGGGTGGCCCAGCCTTTGACCGAACGTGATCGTTATATCGCCGAGTCATTAGGGCCGGTTCTCAATGCGCGGGGGCTGCTGCTGGTGGGGCTGGATGTGATTGGCGATAGCCTGACCGAAATCAATGTCACCAGTCCGACCTGCTTTCAGGAGATATTCGACCAAGCCGGGTTCAATGTGGCCGCCATGTTCATTGATGCATTGGAGCAGTCACTCAAGCCGACACTGTAGCGCCGGCTGGGGCGGTCAAGGTATTGCAAGACGACACCGTCCCCTCCACAAACACTGTCAATTGTCCCGGCACCATCGCCGTCCATTGCTCGTTGGTGGTGAGTGGCTCAGTAACCACAATGGCAAGGCGGTCTTCAGGGCCATTGAGCGCGGCCAGATCCGCTTTGACGTCTTCGTCTTTCAAGTGAACGTGCGTGAACGGTGGCTGACGCAAGACGTAATGCAGTTTGGTAGATGCATGAGCCCACAAGGCCTCTCCATTGCTCAGCAGAAAATTGAAAGTGCCAAATTTGGCAACCTGCGGTGCCAGCTCGTTCAGGGTGCAGGTCAGCTCCTCAATCGAGGGCACCCCTGCATGTGATTTGGCCAATTCTTGCAATAGCCAGCAAAAGGCCTGCTCGCTGTCGGTATCACCGACCGGGCGAAACGCACCATGCAGATGCGGGGTATAGCCCTTGAGGTCCCCGTTATGGGCAAACACCCAGTAGCGGCCCCACAACTCCCGCACAAAAGGGTGACAATTTTCCAGCATCACCTTGCCAACAGTGGCCTTGCGCACATGGGCAATGACGTTGTGACTTTTGATCGGGTAGCTGCGCAGCATCTTCGCAATGGAAGAGGTAGCCGCGCTCTCTTTGTCAACAAAATACCGAACGCCCTTTCCCGGCAGGTTGGGCGTGGTCGCGTCACTCTCAAAAAATGCGATACCCCAGCCATCCGAATGGTGGTCAGTGCCCCCGCCTCTCTGAGAGAACCCTGTGAAACTCAGGGTCAGGCTTGCGGGCAACCGGCTGTTCATTCCAAGAAGTTGGCACATAGGGCGGGTCGATGCTGGTTTTTTACGTGCGAGGCTCCGTCCAGAGCACACCCCCGGTGGCCCAGTTTTCCCGCTTGACGTCAGTGATCAGAATATCCACGGAATCTGGCTTGCCGCCCAATACTTCGACGGAGACGCGGGTGATTTCTTCCACAAGCTTCTTCTTTTGCTCTATCGTGCGGCCTTCGAGCATTTCAATATGGTAGGTCGGCATGGCTTCCTTGGGTTCGAGGTGATCGTTATGCAGCAATGATAGTGTCTATTGAGAGCTTGTTGCGTGATGAGCGAGGCGGTAAGGGCAGACGAAATTCGACGTCACTGTCACCCCGCTTCAGGGTGCTGCGCGCTTGCCGTGATTTGACCGGAGTTGGGTTGTGATATGAGAGAATGCGAAAAAAATTAGGAAGGCGACCTTGCAATATAGAGTCAAATCAATCGGGGCTGCGGCGCTTTTACTTTGTGTTTCGTTTGCTGGCGATGCTCTGACGCTAGGGAGCCTTCGTGGGCCAGTGATCATCGGGCGACCATTGGACGTATCGATTCCCGTGCAGGTGGAGCAGCAGGACGACGCATCGGCTGCGTGCTTTGATGCCGAAGTCTTCCACGCGGATGTTCGGCAGCCCGCCGTTCGCGTACGTGTCGAGCCAACGGGTTCGCCCCAGTCCGTCGTCGTGCGTGTGCAGTCCTCCGCTTTGGTCAACGAACCGGTTGTGTCCGTCACATTGCGCGCCCGTTGCGACCTGAAGGCTGAACGGCGCTACGTACTTCTCGCTGACCTGCCCAAGGCAGCAGACCCAACCGTCCCAGTTCAGATTGGCCAAATTTTGGTCCCCACGCGGACGCCTGTGCCCGTGGTTGCCGATCCAGCTCCGTTGCCTGCGGCGGCGGACGGATCTCCACGCCCCGCTCGAAAGGCGGCGCGAACGAAGGCAGAGAAGCCTGCCAAAGAGCCGCGTCAGGCTGCGGTCCTGGCCCGTGATGTGACGCCAAAGCGTGCGTCAACGCCGTCGGGTCAGTCCCGCCTGAAGCTGGACAATCTGGAATTGTTCTCAGACCGCATCTCGCTCATTGAGATGGAGCAGCCTGACGCGGCCGCAGACTATGTGTCGCCTGACCTGAAGAAAGTGCAAGACATGCAGATCACGGTCGATTCCCTGCAGGCCTTGATTGCGAAAAATGAAAGCAATCTGAGTGATTTGAGGACTCGATTGAATCAATCGGAATCAGCGCGCTTCCCGGCGTGGTTGGTTTATGCATTGGCAGCCTTGATTCTGGCGGCCGTGGCGGCTATTGCCGTGCTGTGGGGGCGTCAGCGACGCACGCAGGACGAGGATGGTGAGTGGTGGGGGGCGTCAGTCGTGGCGTCTGACTCATCGGTTGATGCCGTCGCGCCGAGTGGCAAGGTGCCACCTGTGCCCGCACCCGTTGCCAAGGCAGTGGTCGAGCCACGCCTGGAGAAGGCGGTGACGTTTCCTCCTTCCAACCAGTGGCATGACTCCAGAACCCAAGACGTCGATGTCAGTGAGGTCGAAATGGGAGAGTCCCGTTTCCACCGGATCATGCAGTCGGGCGAAGTTCAGGGGGCCGGCGAAGGCCATTCGGCCGCAGCTCCTCTCGACTTGGTATTGCCCGGGTCGGAGAGTTTTGATGCCGTACTGATTGCCGAGTTGCGCCAGCAGGCCGAGTTTTTTGTGGCGCTGGGGCAAACTGATCAGGCTTTGGTCGTGCTGGAGAAGGTGATACACGATAGTGATGTACCCAACCCCCATGTTTTTCTGGATCTGCTTGGACTGCAGCACTCACTCAGCAAAAAAATTGAGTTTCAGCGAAGCCGCGAGGGATTCAACCGCGTATTCAATTCGGTTGTTCCAGAGTTTGCCCGCTTCAAGTCAGAAGGCAAATCACTGGAAGCCTATCCTGCGGTATTGGCCGACATCACTGTGCATTGGGCGACACCAGAGGCCCTGGATTGCATTAATACCTATGTGCTGAAAAACAGGAGAAATGCCGAGCGAAGCAGCTTGGACCTGGCGGCCTTCCGCGATTTGTTGCTATTGCAGTCCGTGGTTCAGCAGTTGAATGACGACACGGTGGATCACTTGGGAGAGCCCGCTGCCTTTTACAGCGGCATAATTTCGACGGTCGAACAAACAGTGGTTGACCCTTCCGATTCCCAGTTTGAAAATATGATGGCCTTGGATCTCGATCTTTCTGATGTTGAGGGCGGCGATGACTCGGGTCACGATGGACTGGCAGCCGGTAATGCAGCGCCAGCCACCATCCCGACTGGACTAAAAGCCAATGACGAAACGCCGTCTCAAAACGACAACTTGATTGACTTTGACTTGCCCGATGTCGTCAAGCCAGACGAGACCCCCAAATAGCCCTGAGTTGCTGCGATGCAATGGCACCGGGAGGGCCGAGGTCGGCTCTCAACTAGGTTTTGCTTTTCAATCTCACGAGTCTAACCAGCAGTAGAACCGCAGGCGTGCTGTGCATCAGCAAGTCAAAGATGTCGATGGGCTGCGACAGCGTCCCGTCGCTCAACATGCGCATCTTTTCGATCAAATGGGGCTCCGGGGTGACAGGGGCAACCAGCATCCACAGCGCCAGCAAGACCAACCACACCAATGGAAAGCGGTCCAGCCACTTCAGCATGGTGTCGCCGCGTGGGCGCAGGCAGCGCAGACGCAGGCCTTGCCCTTTGATTCAGCCGGTATCTGCGCCAGCAGGTCGGCACTGAAGTCGGCCTGTGTGCACCAGCAGGGCGGCTGCTTTTGGCCACTGCTGCGCTCCAACTCCATGGCGCATTGATTGGGTTTTCCGCACAAAGGGCAATGCGCGGGGTCCGTTGGTGGTGTGATCTTCATGCAGGGCTCCTTTTACGTGGCGATGGGCGGTCCCAAAGTGTAGCCAGCCCTGTCGCTTGTGTGACGACGGATTGGCCGTGGCAAGGGCGCGCTATGGCGAGACAGGGGCGCGATGCTTGAGAATGGCCTGAAAGGAAATACCCATGAGATTCAACTCGCCGACCGACCTTGCACCAGGCCATACCGATGGCTGACCGACCCTCCCTCCCACATGGCGTCACCGTGTTTGAGCGGGGCTGGCTGTCGTCGAACAATATTTTGATCGAGGGCTCGGCGGGTACGGCGCTCATTGACAGCGGCTACTGCGCACATGCCGCACAGACGCTGGCGCTGGTTCAATGCAGTCTGAAGGACCGCCCTTTGGATGTGTTGGTCAACACGCATTTGCACAGTGACCACTGCGGTGGCAACGCCGCTCTGCAAGCCGCCTATCCGTCACTGCGCACACTGATTCCGCCTGGCCATGCCCCTGAGGTTCAGCGTTGGGACGCCGTTGCGCTGAGTTATGAACCCACGGGCCAGACCTGCCCGGCGTTCCAGATGACGGCGGCCCTGCAACCCGGCACCGAGCTTCGCCTGGGCGACGAGATGTGGCAGATCCACGCGGCGCCGGGCCACGACCCTCACTCCGTTATTCTGTTTGAGCCAGAGTCCCGTGTGCTGGTGTCGGCTGATGCCCTGTGGGAGCGGGGCTTTGGCGTGGTGTTTCCGGAGCTGGAAGGGGTGGATGCATTTGCCGAAGTGGGGTCAACGATTGATCTCATCGAGTCGTTGGACCCGGCGTGGGTGATTCCTGGTCATGGCCCTTTGTTCTCGGGCGTGAGTGCTGCGATTGCCAATGCGCGCGCCCGGCTGGACAGTTTTGTGACGAGGCCCGACAAGCACATTCAATACGCGGTTAAGGTCTTGCTGAAGTTCAAGTTGCTGGAGGTGCAGCGCCTGGAGCACGGCGCCTTGCTGGCCTGGGCTCAAGCCACCCCTTACTTCGGCCTCATTCACACCACCCATTTCCCGTCGCTTGATTTCTCCGAGTGGATTGCCCAGCTGATTGCCGACTTGGTTCGCGCAGGTGCAGCCACCCGGGATGGCGTCATGGTCCACAACGCATAAAGAGCAACGGCACCGAAGGTGCCGTTGCTCTTTAAGATGAAAATGTGCCTCTCGCCCTTATGGAAAGAGCGCGAGTAGCTATTTTTTTAATAGCTACTGAGCGAACTTGCTGATTAAGCCGCCGCCTTCACCTTCAAACGCCAAGCGTGCAGCAAAGGTTCGGTGTAGCCGCTGGGCTGTTCCATGCCTTTGAACACGAGGTCGCACGCGGCCTGGTAGGCCATGGAGGTGTCAAAGTGGCCGGCCATGGGTTGGTGCAGCGGGTCGCCGGCGTTCTGGCCGTCCACCACAGCGGCCATGCGCTCAAAGGTCTCCGTGATTTGGGCTTTGGTCACCACGCCATGGTGCAACCAGTTCGCCATGTGCTGGCTGCTGATGCGCAAAGTGGCGCGGTCTTCCATCAGGCCCACGTTGTGGATGTCAGGCACTTTGGAGCAACCCACGCCCTGGTCCACCCAGCGCACCACGTAGCCCAGAATGCCCTGGGCGTTGTTGTCCAGCTCTTGCTGCTTCTCGGCAGCCGTCCAGTTGGGGGTGGCGGTCACGGGCACGGTCAGCAAGCCGTTTAACAAGGTGTCGCGCTCTTTGTTGAAGTTGACTTTCTCCATGGCCTTCTGCACGTCTTTCACCAGCACCTGGTGGTAGTGCAGGGCGTGCAGGGTGGCTCCGGTGGGACTGGGCACCCAGGCGGTGTTGGCACCGGCCATGGGGTGGGCAATTTTTTGCTCCAGCATGGTTTTCATCAGGTCGGGCATG
Proteins encoded in this region:
- a CDS encoding class II glutamine amidotransferase, with product MCQLLGMNSRLPASLTLSFTGFSQRGGGTDHHSDGWGIAFFESDATTPNLPGKGVRYFVDKESAATSSIAKMLRSYPIKSHNVIAHVRKATVGKVMLENCHPFVRELWGRYWVFAHNGDLKGYTPHLHGAFRPVGDTDSEQAFCWLLQELAKSHAGVPSIEELTCTLNELAPQVAKFGTFNFLLSNGEALWAHASTKLHYVLRQPPFTHVHLKDEDVKADLAALNGPEDRLAIVVTEPLTTNEQWTAMVPGQLTVFVEGTVSSCNTLTAPAGATVSA
- the gshB gene encoding glutathione synthase, translated to MNILFVTDPLASFKIYKDTTFSMMREAQARGHRVFSCEPRQMAWVSGARVQAEVTALRLTGDKVDWYTVESAERRNLCEFDAIIMRKDPPFDSEYFYATHLLEQAEREGAQVFNKPRALRDHPEKLAILEFPEFIGPTLVTRSAKDIREFHAEHKDIILKPLDGMGGAGIFRVKADGLNLGSITETLNKEGAETVMVQKFLPAIEQGDKRVLVIGGQPVPFSLARIPQGGEVRGNLAAGGIGVAQPLTERDRYIAESLGPVLNARGLLLVGLDVIGDSLTEINVTSPTCFQEIFDQAGFNVAAMFIDALEQSLKPTL
- a CDS encoding cysteine-rich CWC family protein, which translates into the protein MKITPPTDPAHCPLCGKPNQCAMELERSSGQKQPPCWCTQADFSADLLAQIPAESKGKACVCAACAHAATPC
- a CDS encoding MBL fold metallo-hydrolase; this translates as MADRPSLPHGVTVFERGWLSSNNILIEGSAGTALIDSGYCAHAAQTLALVQCSLKDRPLDVLVNTHLHSDHCGGNAALQAAYPSLRTLIPPGHAPEVQRWDAVALSYEPTGQTCPAFQMTAALQPGTELRLGDEMWQIHAAPGHDPHSVILFEPESRVLVSADALWERGFGVVFPELEGVDAFAEVGSTIDLIESLDPAWVIPGHGPLFSGVSAAIANARARLDSFVTRPDKHIQYAVKVLLKFKLLEVQRLEHGALLAWAQATPYFGLIHTTHFPSLDFSEWIAQLIADLVRAGAATRDGVMVHNA
- a CDS encoding 4-oxalocrotonate tautomerase → MPTYHIEMLEGRTIEQKKKLVEEITRVSVEVLGGKPDSVDILITDVKRENWATGGVLWTEPRT